Proteins encoded within one genomic window of Macaca thibetana thibetana isolate TM-01 chromosome 3, ASM2454274v1, whole genome shotgun sequence:
- the TFF2 gene encoding trefoil factor 2: MGPRDAQLLAVLLVLGLCALAGGEKPSPCQCSRLSPQKRKNCGFPGITSDQCFDKGCCFDSRVAGVPWCFEPLPKQELEQCVMEVSARRDCGYRGISPEECASRNCCFSNLIFEVPWCFYPKSVEDCHY, translated from the exons ATGGGACCACGAGACGCCCAGCTCCTGGCAGTGCTCCTCGTCCTGGGGCTGTGTGCCCTGGCGGGGGGTGAGAAACCCT CCCCCTGCCAGTGCTCCAGGCTGAGCCCCCAAAAAAGGAAGAACTGCGGCTTCCCTGGCATCACCAGCGACCAGTGCTTTGACAAAGGATGCTGTTTCGACTCCAGAGTCGCTGGGGTCCCCTGGTGTTTCGAACCCCTCCCGAAGCAAG AGTTGGAGCAGTGCGTCATGGAGGTCTCAGCCCGAAGAGACTGTGGCTACCGGGGCATCAGCCCCGAGGAATGCGCCTCTCGGAATTGCTGCTTCTCCAACCTCATCTTTGAAGTGCCCTGGTGCTTCTACCCGAAGTCTGTGGAAG ACTGCCATTACTAA